The Lycium barbarum isolate Lr01 chromosome 9, ASM1917538v2, whole genome shotgun sequence genome has a segment encoding these proteins:
- the LOC132611006 gene encoding 1-aminocyclopropane-1-carboxylate oxidase homolog 1-like yields MSGTADSQADLTMDYDPLKEIKAFDDTKAGVKGLVDAGIVEIPKIFIRPPHELAEELTQGKSTLQVPVIDLSGIEIQDRRKKIVDEIREASEKWGFFRLINHGVPPSVLEGMIDGIRDFHEQDAEVKKEYYSCDVGRNVRYHSNPHINQTKTAKWRDTLNISTLASGHIEPEEIPAICRKTSLEYINHVMKLGEIILGLLSEALGLKPDHLKATECDKGQVFVCHYYPACPQPELTLGVAKHKDPAFLAFLLQDQIGGLQVMHNNQWANVEPIEHGLVVSIADFLQILSNDKFVSAEHRVVANKIGPRISVASFFTGVFEPPKMYGPIKELISEENPPLYKEFLVSDYITKLSSKPPDKSGLDLFRLVSPSSSEHLYGPSENTIIMCTGQ; encoded by the exons ATGTCCGGAACTGCAGATTCTCAAGCTGACTTAACAATGGATTACGATCCATTGAAGGAAATAAAAGCTTTTGATGATACAAAAGCTGGTGTGAAGGGACTAGTTGATGCTGGAATAGTAGAAATACCAAAAATTTTCATTAGGCCACCTCATGAACTTGCTGAAGAGTTGACGCAGGGAAAGTCAACTCTACAGGTTCCAGTGATAGATCTCAGTGGCATAGAGATTCAAGATCGACGTAAGAAGATTGTCGATGAAATAAGGGAAGCATCAGAGAAGTGGGGATTTTTCCGACTGATAAATCATGGGGTTCCTCCAAGTGTTTTGGAAGGAATGATTGATGGGATTCGTGATTTTCACGAACAAGATGCTGAAGTGAAGAAAGAGTACTATTCGTGCGATGTAGGGAGAAATGTTAGATACCATAGCAATCCTCATATAAATCAAACAAAGACTGCAAAATGGAGGGACACATTGAACATTTCTACACTAGCTTCTGGTCACATTGAACCTGAAGAAATACCAGCAATTTGCAG GAAGACATCTCTCGAGTACATAAATCATGTGATGAAACTTGGGGAAATTATTCTTGGCTTACTATCAGAAGCTCTTGGGCTAAAACCTGACCATTTGAAAGCCACAGAATGTGACAAAGGACAAGTATTTGTATGCCATTACTACCCAGCATGCCCTCAGCCAGAGCTAACTCTTGGTGTCGCTAAGCATAAAGATCCTGCTTTCCTCGCCTTTCTGCTGCAAGATCAAATTGGCGGCCTTCAAGTCATGCATAATAACCAATGGGCCAATGTTGAACCGATTGAACATGGATTGGTTGTTAGTATTGCTGACTTTCTTCAG ATCCTATCAAATGACAAGTTTGTAAGTGCAGAACATAGAGTTGTAGCGAATAAGATAGGACCAAGGATATCAGTGGCAAGCTTTTTCACCGGTGTTTTTGAACCTCCAAAGATGTATGGTCCAATCAAAGAGCTCATATCAGAAGAAAACCCCCCACTATATAAAGAATTTCTTGTGAGCGATTACATCACGAAGCTTTCCTCTAAGCCACCTGATAAGTCTGGTCTTGATCTTTTCAGACTGGTATCGCCTAGCAGCAGTGAACATCTGTATGGTCCTTCTGAAAACACTATAATCATGTGTACTGGTCAATGA